A genomic stretch from Streptomyces venezuelae ATCC 10712 includes:
- a CDS encoding ArsR/SmtB family transcription factor — protein sequence MPSVDVYSALSNPVRRKLLEGLIAGPRPAGELAGEFSLSRPAVSEHLAVLRRAGLVSEEPRGRHRYYHLRPEPLAEVGAWLHPFEHYWRARMGALRDVLDELGEAGGVGDDSAPGSTTDNSNSNSNSNSKDETP from the coding sequence ATGCCATCCGTCGACGTCTACAGCGCGCTGTCCAACCCGGTCCGGCGCAAACTGCTCGAAGGGCTCATCGCGGGCCCGCGCCCGGCCGGTGAACTGGCCGGCGAGTTCTCGCTGAGCCGGCCCGCCGTCTCCGAGCACCTCGCCGTGCTGAGGAGGGCCGGACTGGTCAGCGAGGAGCCCCGCGGGCGCCACCGCTACTACCACCTGCGGCCGGAGCCCCTCGCCGAGGTCGGCGCCTGGCTGCACCCGTTCGAGCACTACTGGCGCGCCCGGATGGGCGCCCTGCGCGACGTACTGGACGAGCTCGGCGAAGCCGGCGGCGTGGGCGACGACAGCGCCCCCGGCAGCACCACCGACAACAGCAACAGCAACAGCAACAGCAACAGCAAGGACGAAACCCCATGA
- a CDS encoding sensor histidine kinase yields MKDILLIAVFALAGAAGAGLAGAVVLRLVRHRSVAVSLTIVAAVTVTAMLAGTLAVAQAMFLSAHDLWVVTVVIAMAALVSLGTALVLGRWVVTRSRALARAARDFGDGGSFSAPDGAATAELAALTRELAATSAKLDASRRRERSLEASRRELVAWISHDLRTPLAGLRAMAEALEDGMAADPARYHRQIRTEVERLTGMVTDLFELSRIHAGALTLSTSRLSVYDLVGDALSGADPLARANGVRLVGETVEAVPVEVDGKEMTRVLANLLVNAIRHTPADGTVAVAAERRDDAVVLSVTDGCGGIPAEDLPRVFDTGWRGTEARTPPTGSGDAPPAGAGLGLAIVRGIVEAHAGSARVRNVPGGCRFEVTLPAAAG; encoded by the coding sequence GTGAAGGACATCCTGCTCATCGCCGTGTTCGCCCTCGCGGGAGCCGCCGGCGCGGGTCTCGCCGGCGCGGTCGTCCTCCGCCTCGTCCGGCACCGCTCGGTCGCCGTCTCGCTGACCATCGTCGCCGCCGTCACCGTGACGGCGATGCTGGCGGGCACGCTCGCCGTCGCCCAGGCGATGTTCCTGTCCGCGCACGACCTGTGGGTGGTGACCGTCGTCATCGCCATGGCGGCCCTCGTGTCACTCGGCACCGCGCTCGTCCTCGGCCGGTGGGTGGTGACCCGCAGCCGCGCCCTGGCCCGCGCGGCCCGGGACTTCGGCGACGGCGGAAGCTTCTCCGCCCCCGACGGCGCCGCCACCGCCGAACTCGCCGCGCTCACCCGCGAACTGGCCGCCACCAGCGCCAAACTCGACGCCTCCCGTCGCCGTGAGCGCTCGCTCGAAGCCTCGCGCCGGGAGCTCGTCGCCTGGATCTCCCACGATCTGCGCACCCCGCTCGCCGGGCTGCGGGCGATGGCGGAGGCCCTCGAGGACGGCATGGCGGCCGATCCGGCCCGCTACCACCGGCAGATCCGCACCGAGGTCGAACGCCTCACGGGGATGGTCACGGACCTATTCGAACTCTCGCGGATCCACGCGGGCGCGCTGACCCTCAGTACGAGCCGGCTGTCCGTGTACGACCTGGTCGGCGACGCGCTGAGCGGCGCGGACCCGCTGGCCAGGGCGAACGGCGTCCGGCTGGTGGGGGAGACGGTCGAGGCCGTCCCCGTGGAGGTCGACGGCAAGGAGATGACGAGGGTCCTCGCCAACCTCCTCGTGAACGCCATCCGCCACACCCCGGCGGACGGCACCGTGGCCGTGGCGGCCGAACGGCGCGACGACGCCGTGGTCCTGTCCGTCACCGACGGCTGCGGCGGCATCCCCGCCGAGGACCTGCCCCGGGTCTTCGACACGGGCTGGCGCGGCACCGAGGCGCGCACCCCTCCGACAGGGTCGGGCGACGCGCCTCCGGCGGGCGCGGGCCTCGGCCTCGCCATCGTCCGTGGCATCGTGGAAGCCCACGCGGGCAGCGCCCGGGTACGCAACGTCCCCGGCGGCTGCCGCTTCGAGGTGACCCTCCCGGCAGCCGCCGGCTGA
- a CDS encoding glycosyltransferase family 2 protein, which translates to MTVDVVLPCLDEAEALPWVLARIPAGWRAIVVDNGSTDGSAALAAGLGATVVHEPRRGFGAACHAGLLAAEAEFVCFCDCDASLDPGLLPGLVGAVAEGSAELLLGRRRPAGRGAWPAHARAGNLALSWLLRRRTGLRLHDLGPLRAARREALLGLGLTDRRSGYPLQMVVRAADAGWRVREVDVPYLPRAGRSKVTGTWRGTYQAVHDMRRVLDEPVRAGGGRP; encoded by the coding sequence ATGACCGTAGACGTCGTCCTTCCCTGTCTCGACGAGGCCGAGGCCCTGCCCTGGGTCCTGGCCCGGATCCCCGCCGGATGGCGCGCGATCGTCGTCGACAACGGTTCCACCGACGGCTCGGCCGCGCTCGCGGCCGGGCTCGGCGCGACCGTCGTGCACGAGCCCCGGCGCGGTTTCGGGGCCGCCTGCCATGCCGGACTGCTCGCCGCCGAAGCCGAGTTCGTGTGCTTCTGCGACTGCGACGCCTCCCTGGACCCGGGGCTCCTCCCGGGCCTCGTCGGCGCCGTGGCCGAGGGTTCGGCGGAGCTCCTCCTGGGCCGCCGCCGTCCCGCAGGTCGCGGCGCCTGGCCGGCCCACGCCCGGGCGGGCAACCTCGCCCTGTCCTGGCTGCTGCGCCGCCGCACCGGGCTGCGGCTGCACGATCTCGGGCCGCTGCGGGCCGCCCGGCGCGAGGCGCTCCTCGGGCTCGGTCTCACGGACCGGCGCAGCGGCTACCCGCTGCAGATGGTGGTACGGGCGGCCGACGCGGGCTGGCGGGTGCGCGAGGTCGACGTGCCGTACCTCCCCCGGGCGGGCCGGTCCAAGGTCACCGGCACCTGGCGGGGCACGTACCAGGCCGTGCACGACATGCGGCGGGTGCTCGACGAGCCGGTACGGGCCGGGGGCGGTCGTCCGTGA
- a CDS encoding TIGR04282 family arsenosugar biosynthesis glycosyltransferase, whose protein sequence is MTTLLVIAKQPLPGRVKTRLTPPFTPAEAASLAAAALADTLSAAARVPADRHVLVLEGEPGPWLPPGFDVVPQVAGGLDVRLAAAFAACAGPALLIGMDTPQVAPEHLAPALRGDGHDAWFGPAADGGFWALGLAAPDPALLLGVPMSRPDTGAVQYERLRAAGLRIGGLPVLRDVDTAEDARRVAASAPGTRFAAVHTELTTRPHPAGAGTGARGTGGQGAGGRGASR, encoded by the coding sequence GTGACCACGCTCCTCGTCATCGCGAAGCAGCCGCTCCCGGGGCGGGTGAAGACCCGGCTCACTCCCCCGTTCACCCCGGCGGAGGCGGCCTCGCTCGCCGCGGCGGCGCTCGCGGACACGCTCTCGGCCGCCGCCCGCGTCCCCGCCGACCGGCACGTCCTCGTGCTCGAAGGGGAGCCGGGACCGTGGCTGCCACCGGGCTTCGACGTCGTCCCGCAGGTGGCCGGCGGCCTCGACGTACGGCTCGCGGCCGCGTTCGCCGCCTGCGCGGGACCTGCGCTGCTCATCGGCATGGACACCCCGCAGGTCGCTCCGGAGCACCTGGCCCCCGCGCTGCGCGGGGACGGCCACGACGCGTGGTTCGGCCCGGCGGCCGACGGCGGTTTCTGGGCGCTCGGCCTCGCCGCCCCCGACCCGGCCCTCCTGCTCGGCGTCCCGATGTCCCGGCCGGACACGGGCGCCGTGCAGTACGAGCGGCTGCGGGCGGCCGGGCTGCGGATCGGCGGCCTGCCCGTACTGCGCGACGTGGACACGGCGGAGGACGCCCGACGGGTGGCGGCCTCCGCACCGGGAACCCGTTTCGCCGCCGTGCACACGGAGCTGACGACGAGGCCACATCCGGCGGGGGCCGGGACGGGCGCCCGGGGGACGGGCGGCCAGGGCGCGGGCGGCCGCGGGGCGTCCCGATGA
- a CDS encoding SRPBCC family protein, with amino-acid sequence MTTDLRTIQCDQFIAHPPQAVWRALTDPELHARWWAAGDVRAEVGHRFTLDMGQWGRQECEVLAVEPERLLSYSFAPGSLDTTITWRLEPEGTGTRLFLDHAGFDLDSPLGKAAFEGMGRGWPALLRRIEKMLADTPQQ; translated from the coding sequence ATGACCACGGACCTCCGCACCATCCAATGCGACCAGTTCATCGCCCACCCGCCGCAGGCCGTCTGGCGCGCCCTCACCGACCCCGAGCTGCACGCGCGCTGGTGGGCGGCGGGCGACGTCCGCGCCGAGGTGGGACACCGGTTCACCCTCGACATGGGGCAGTGGGGCCGGCAGGAGTGCGAGGTGCTCGCCGTGGAACCGGAGCGCCTCCTGAGCTACAGCTTCGCCCCGGGCAGCCTGGACACCACCATCACCTGGCGGCTCGAACCGGAGGGCACCGGCACGCGGCTCTTCCTCGACCACGCCGGCTTCGACCTCGACTCGCCGCTGGGCAAGGCCGCGTTCGAGGGCATGGGGCGCGGCTGGCCCGCGCTGCTCCGCCGGATCGAGAAGATGCTGGCCGACACCCCGCAGCAGTAG
- a CDS encoding NAD-dependent epimerase/dehydratase family protein yields the protein MRVLVTGGAGFIGSHIVTALREAGHEPVVLDALLPSAHPTAPAPGAAAPPAEFVHADVRDAWSVAAVLRGVDAVCHQAAMVGLGRDFADAPDYVSCNDLGTAVLLAAMAETGVRRLVLAGSMVVYGEGRYDCLRHGPVRPGARRPEDLAAGLFEPRCPDCGSALTPGLVGEDTPPDPRNVYASTKLTQEHLAAAWARSVDGTALSLRYHNVYGPGMPRDTPYAGVASFFRSALARSEAPRVFEDGGQRRDFVHVEDVAAANVLGLEAAPGLPPGTLTAYNTGSGDPHTVGEMATALARAHGGPAPVVTGEFRLGDVRHITADSTRLRHDLGWHPRITFTEGMTAFAHAAQRTSAGVN from the coding sequence ATGCGCGTACTCGTCACAGGAGGAGCCGGGTTCATCGGCTCGCACATCGTCACGGCGCTCCGGGAGGCCGGCCATGAACCGGTCGTCCTGGACGCGCTGCTGCCCAGCGCCCACCCCACCGCCCCGGCTCCCGGCGCCGCCGCGCCCCCGGCGGAGTTCGTGCACGCCGACGTGCGGGACGCGTGGAGCGTCGCGGCGGTACTGCGCGGGGTCGACGCGGTCTGCCACCAGGCAGCCATGGTCGGCCTCGGGCGGGACTTCGCCGACGCCCCGGACTACGTCAGCTGCAACGACCTCGGCACGGCGGTCCTCCTCGCCGCCATGGCGGAGACCGGTGTACGGCGGCTGGTGCTCGCCGGCTCGATGGTCGTGTACGGGGAAGGGCGCTACGACTGCCTCCGCCACGGGCCCGTCCGGCCGGGGGCGCGCCGGCCCGAGGACCTCGCGGCAGGCCTGTTCGAACCGCGCTGCCCCGACTGCGGCTCGGCCCTCACCCCCGGCCTGGTCGGCGAGGACACGCCCCCCGACCCCCGGAACGTGTACGCGTCGACCAAGCTGACCCAGGAGCACCTGGCGGCGGCGTGGGCCCGCTCGGTCGACGGCACCGCCCTCTCCCTGCGCTACCACAACGTGTACGGGCCGGGGATGCCCCGGGACACCCCGTACGCGGGGGTGGCCTCCTTCTTCCGCTCGGCGCTCGCCCGGAGCGAGGCACCCCGGGTCTTCGAGGACGGCGGCCAGCGCAGGGACTTCGTCCACGTCGAGGACGTGGCGGCGGCCAACGTCCTCGGTCTCGAAGCCGCCCCCGGCCTGCCGCCCGGCACCCTCACGGCGTACAACACCGGCAGCGGGGACCCGCACACCGTCGGCGAGATGGCCACCGCACTGGCCCGCGCCCACGGCGGCCCGGCACCGGTGGTGACGGGCGAGTTCCGCCTGGGCGACGTCCGCCACATCACCGCCGACTCGACCCGCCTCCGCCACGACCTGGGCTGGCACCCCCGGATCACCTTCACCGAAGGCATGACCGCCTTCGCCCACGCCGCCCAACGGACCTCGGCGGGCGTGAACTAG
- a CDS encoding response regulator transcription factor, with the protein MSEHDEQRPPARILVVEDDPTVAEVVTGYLERAGCAVEHAADGPEALRRAAERWADLIVLDLMLPGLDGLEVCRRLRATGPVPVIMLTARGDQEDRITGLEVGADDYVTKPFSPRELVLRVESVLRRTRTTAARATPAVAPRPVLRAGDLTVDTATRRATRAGAELGLTLREFDLLAYFLEHPRTAHSREALMRRVWGWDFGDLSTVTVHVRRLRAKIEQDPARPRLIETVWGVGYRFEPGETTAVADAAVHATDGGAAVHAADGGAGA; encoded by the coding sequence ATGAGCGAGCACGACGAGCAGCGACCTCCCGCCAGGATCCTGGTGGTGGAAGACGATCCGACGGTGGCCGAGGTGGTCACCGGCTATCTGGAGCGGGCCGGCTGCGCCGTCGAGCACGCGGCCGACGGCCCCGAGGCCCTGCGGCGGGCGGCGGAGCGGTGGGCCGACCTGATCGTGCTCGACCTGATGCTGCCCGGTCTCGACGGACTCGAGGTCTGCCGCAGGCTGCGCGCCACCGGTCCCGTGCCGGTGATCATGCTGACCGCGCGCGGCGACCAGGAGGACCGGATCACCGGGCTTGAGGTGGGGGCGGACGACTACGTCACCAAACCGTTCAGCCCACGCGAGCTGGTGCTGCGCGTCGAGTCCGTGCTGCGGCGGACCCGTACGACGGCCGCCCGGGCCACGCCGGCCGTCGCTCCCCGGCCCGTGCTGCGCGCCGGGGACCTCACGGTCGACACGGCGACGCGCCGGGCGACCCGGGCGGGAGCGGAACTCGGCCTGACGCTGCGGGAGTTCGACCTCCTGGCGTACTTCCTGGAGCATCCCCGTACGGCGCACAGCAGGGAGGCGCTGATGCGGCGGGTGTGGGGCTGGGACTTCGGCGACCTGTCGACCGTCACGGTCCACGTACGGCGCCTGCGCGCCAAGATCGAGCAGGACCCGGCCAGGCCCCGGCTGATCGAGACGGTGTGGGGGGTCGGGTACCGGTTCGAACCGGGGGAGACGACGGCGGTGGCCGACGCGGCGGTTCATGCGACGGACGGCGGCGCGGCGGTTCACGCGGCGGACGGTGGCGCGGGCGCGTGA